One segment of Phragmites australis chromosome 13, lpPhrAust1.1, whole genome shotgun sequence DNA contains the following:
- the LOC133889292 gene encoding receptor-like serine/threonine-protein kinase ALE2, protein MPPRGAALLLLVVCVQLGISSSTSIAAYLFGFWSRTHQHRFSALAPAPSPQPQRPIISHPVHRHHRKRPHSYPPPSSSERQDCSGTACSAPLTSTPIGSPCGCVYAMQIQLNLGVAPYQLFPRIDELEIEIAAGTFLKQSQVRIMGAGSSLQDPEKTTVTIDLVPLGQKFDRTSALLISNRFLQKKVPINSSIFGDYDVTYVHYPGLPSLVPIPGSLGPVSGNEHPFGANIHNRSHHKINSKMVAIIALSAVVLVLMCFAIGIVWRYKGFENSHATGRISNSSITRKGGLRSSCSNTSSSAASFASTIGTYPSTVKTFTISELEKATGNFSFSKIIGEGGYGRVYRGIIEDGIDVAVKLLTRKHQNRDREFIAEVEMLSRLHHRNLVKLIGICIERSTRCLVFELVPNGSVESHLHGSDKIYGPLDFDTRMKIALGAARGLAYLHEDANPHVIHRDFKASNVLMENDFTPKVADFGLAKEASDGIEHISTQVMGTFGYVAPEYAMTGHLLVKSDVYSYGVVLLELLSGRKPVDMTQPPGSENLVTWARPLLTSREGLQRLVDPSMPAGYNFEKLAKAAAIASMCVNVEASHRPFMGEVVQALKLIHSCCGGDETRSGSFGGGATGQEEGESPWDDGSRSTWNDAAVATPPRLAYGSDPIGADERRPRSASSAVLDKIESLAMHDWSGPLRAKGGHSFYRLRGSMSEHGRPSDDGSVEGYWM, encoded by the exons CCCATTATCAGTCATCCAGTGCATAGGCATCACAGAAAAAGACCTCATTCTTACCCACCACCTTCATCGTCAGAAAGACAAG ATTGCAGTGGAACAGCTTGCTCTGCTCCGCTTACTTCTACTCCAATCGGTTCCCCCTGTGGTTGTGTATATGCTATGCAAATTCAGCTTAACCTTGGAGTAGCACCATATCAGTTATTTCCAAGAATTGATGAGTTAGAAATCGAGATTGCAGCTGGTACATTCCTGAAACAGAGTCAAGTTCGGATAATGGGTGCTGGGAGTAGTCTTCAAGATCCTGAAAAGACAACGGTAACCATTGATTTGGTGCCACTAGGTCAGAAGTTTGATAGGACTTCAGCCTTACTGATCAGCAACAGATTTTTGCAAAAGAAGGTGCCAATAAATTCATCCATTTTCGGTGACTATGATGTCACATATGTTCATTATCCAG GACTTCCTTCTTTGGTACCTATTCCAGGATCCTTGGGTCCAGTAAGCGGTAATGAGCACCCTTTTGGTGCAAATATACACAATAGAAGCCATCACAAGATCAACTCTAAAATGGTTGCCATAATTGCTCTGTCAGCAGTGGTTCTTGTTTTGATGTGCTTTGCCATTGGCATCGTTTGGAGATATAAAGGATTTGAAAATTCTCATGCTACTGGCCGCATTTCAAATTCGTCGATCACGAGAAAAGGAG GTTTGAGGTCATCATGCTCCAATACGAGCAGCTCGGCAGCATCATTCGCTTCAACAATAGGAACATACCCATCCACCGTTAAGACATTTACAATATCTGAGCTTGAGAAGGCCACAGGAAACTTCAGCTTCAGCAAAATAATAGGTGAAGGAGGTTATGGACGTGTTTATCGTGGTATAATTGAAGATGGTATTGATGTTGCTGTCAAATTGCTCACAAGGAAACATCAGAACAGAGATCGTGAATTCATTGCAGAGGTTGAAATGCTAAGTCGTTTGCATCATCGCAATCTTGTCAAGCTGATTGGTATATGCATTGAACGGAGCACGAGATGCTTAGTATTTGAGCTTGTTCCAAATGGAAGCGTTGAATCTCATCTGCATG GCTCGGATAAAATATACGGCCCGCTTGATTTTGATACTAGAATGAAAATAGCCCTTGGTGCGGCAAGGGGACTAGCCTATCTGCATGAGGATGCCAATCCCCATGTCATTCACCGTGATTTTAAGGCTAGCAATGTTCTAATGGAAAACGATTTCACCCCCAAGGTTGCTGATTTTGGTTTGGCAAAGGAAGCATCAGATGGGATTGAACATATTTCTACTCAGGTCATGGGAACTTTCGG GTACGTTGCCCCAGAGTATGCAATGACGGGGCATCTCCTTGTCAAGAGTGACGTGTACAGTTACGGTGTGGTGCTCCTCGAGCTGCTGTCCGGCCGGAAGCCCGTGGACATGACACAGCCGCCGGGGTCAGAGAACCTCGTTACCTGGGCGCGCCCGCTCCTCACCAGTCGGGAAGGCCTGCAGCGGCTGGTCGACCCGTCGATGCCGGCGGGCTACAACTTCGAGAAGCTGGCCAAGGCGGCGGCCATCGCCTCCATGTGCGTAAACGTCGAGGCGTCCCACCGGCCGTTCATGGGCGAGGTCGTGCAGGCGCTGAAGCTGATCCACAGCTGTTGCGGCGGCGACGAGACCCGGAGCGGTtccttcggcggcggcgccacggGTCAGGAGGAGGGGGAGTCACCGTGGGACGACGGCAGCAGGAGCACGTGGAACGACGCCGCCGTCGCCACGCCGCCGCGCCTGGCATACGGCTCGGACCCCATCGGCGCCGACGAGCGGAGGCCGCGGTCGGCGTCGAGCGCGGTGCTGGACAAGATCGAGTCCCTGGCGATGCACGACTGGTCCGGCCCGCTGCGCGCCAAGGGGGGGCACAGCTTCTACAGGCTGAGGGGGAGCATGAGCGAGCACGGCCGTCCCTCGGACGACGGCAGCGTGGAAGGCTACTGGATGTAG